In Megalops cyprinoides isolate fMegCyp1 chromosome 8, fMegCyp1.pri, whole genome shotgun sequence, the genomic stretch AGCTAAATTTCATTACGATAGTTAATAGGTTAGCTAATTATGTGTTGTTGGTTCTTTTGTTTAAACCAATTATTGTAGCTGGCTTCTTATTTTGTGAGACACAAGAATACCGAATTTGATCAATGCGtgatctagctagctaattagccagCTGTCTTTCGGATTACATGTGAACCTAGACGGTGGACCCAGAACCGTAGAAAAAACGGCTCTGGGTGGACCTGACAGGGTCATGTGAGGCTGCGGTCATAGCTAGGTAGGTAGTGTGACGATAGCATTGGTTACTCTTCAGCAAGCGGTGTAGCTAGACAGCTGTTGAATAATATTGCACTTTGTCCTTACAAGGTACTGGTGGCAAAATAAACTCACTCACAGAAGTAAAACTCTTTCAGTTGTCTGCTAAACCCACGATAATTGTCCATAAATCCTTTCAAAATAGTCACATAGAGCACGTCTCTCAATGTTGTCAcagtcatgttatttttaaacacatggTTAACATTTTCACGTAGTATTAATCTGTGTTAGAGCGAGATGTGTATTTGCAACATAAGATTGGCTTCACTCTGCTTGTTATATCCCTTAGAGAAAACATACGAGGTATTCCCATTTGTCTGAGCAACAAGTGATGCAAAGATATGCAAAGTGTTGCACTTAAATGGACTTAGATATCAGTCGTTATTAcgctgtttttatttagtttacTTACAGAATAACTTTATGGTTGTAATACTGTCAGGTTTAGTTGACGGAGCCTGTGTAAAGATGCTTTGCTTCCATTCTAaactctttctcactctttctaaTGAGGACCCGCGTATTCTGGAGGGGGCTCAGCCCGCGTATCCCTTCTCATCTTGCTCGCCATCTTCACATGCGCTGCGTCAGTCATGTATCTAGTGTACAGGAATTTCCCAGAGCTAAGCGAGTAAGTCTCTTGCCTGTTTTAATCACGCTTGTTTTTAATCATACTTCGCCATACGTCAAGGTGACTCAGATCAATGTAGCACATGTACAGTAATAGCTTCATAATGTAATTTGACAAATGTCATTTGTTACTTGTTGAATTGATTAAATTGTCAATGACATGGTAACGTGCCCTTGATTCCTTGACTCACATGCACTTCTTGCCTCACGTCAGATTTGAACACTACCACTGTGATTAGGAAGCAACAGCATCTTAAATGCTAGTGCAGCTGGTGAAGATAGACACTTTCTTCTGCAATCTTCACAGCAATGACCAGCTCTACCTCTCTGTCCACTGTAGTGATGAGAAGGACAAGATGATAATCCCCAAAGACATGGATGATGCCAAGGCCTTGGGCACAGTCCTGTCCAAATATAAAGACACCTACTACACCCAGGTGCTAGTGGCGTACTTTGCCACATATGTTTTGTATCCTTTTGAAGCCTTGTAAATGGTTGTGTTGAGCTATTCATggatttattattgttcttaCCTGAGGAGGAGGCATTGGTGCAGTCTGTGGGAGGCAGAAGAATTGTCAACGTAGATGTGTGTAGGTGcatgtacgtgcatgtgtgcatgtacatactgtatgtgtgtgtggtcagagcaagcattttcattttgaatgcatcACTTCAGCTGCTAAGTGATTATTTGGCCCTGTATACTGGTGCCCTGATTGTGACACCTGTGTGTATCCAAACCCCACAGctcttgctgtttgtttaatgCTTTTGAAAACTTTGCACATTTAAATTGTTGTTGTGGGTGGTTTGATGTATGTACTACATTTTAGGTTGTTGTCTTTAGCACGTACATCTGCTGAGCATGGTATCATCCCAGAGTGTATTTCTTACAATATCCCTGTTCATCCAGATATTGTAGATTGATTTGTCAGTGCTGATTAGATTTACTGATATCTCTGCAGGTTAGTGTGAGTTTATGTTAGATAATGTATGtggtatgtatgtatacatgtgtagTGCATGTATACTTATGTGTACATGAGTGTCTTCATGTGGATATTTCTGTGCTTGGgaacatacatgtgtgcatgtctgtattcATCTCTTTGAGTGTGAGTGCACCTGAAGGCATTTAGGAGTCACTCCATGGAGTCAGGAGAGAGTGACAGTTTGGATAAGACAGAGGGAGGCCATTGTTCTGAAGTGGGTCTCCATGCCCTACAGGAGTAACTTCTCATCAGCTACTGCCCAGTCCCTTTTAGTGGTGCCTAATCTCCCCTCACACCTAGGAAACAGACTGCCAAGCAGAAGGTATTTCCAGGGACCTCCCTTTCAAAATGTAGAGATCCAGGTTCTTTGCCCAGCGGTGTCAATTGTAGGCCATATCTTGAAAGGACTCATTTTCCCCCTAAACCTTTTAAACAGAATAAAGATTATTCTGATGTGGGCGTGGATTCTGTACTCTGACCTGACATTCAGTTGTGATCAAATGCTGCcatcacttttttccatttccttttttccaaaatcaaaattatttaaaaccaaaaatgCCACACCATTTGAATCTTTATTAAGATGTAGgattcatatatttaaaatgggGTAAAATATTATGTATTGACTCAGTTTTTACAGAAAATCTCTggcttatttttattatttgcagtGCTGCTTAAAAACTGCATATCACTTTTGTCTggattaaatgtttttcaaaatcagCTGTGGTGAGTAATCAGACTGTTTGGAGCTAGGAATCTGGTGTCATTTCTAGGTCTGGTTTCTGTGCTTGTGAGGCTGTGCATTGACCAGTGGAAGGAGTGATAAATAGAGGCAGACTGCTTCAGGTCATATAGCCTAAGATAGGAACTTCAGGTGCATTTTCCCACTACTGTGTGAATGTACTGGACTAGTGGTGTCATTTTTTGATCATGTGGTTTCTCATTATTTTGAACTTTACTGTAAAGGGCCAGTAATGATGGTGGGGAATAATGACAGTGATTAAAccattgtgttgttttctgtgagTGGGTCATGGGCTGTAGATGACCAAGTTCCTGGTAAGTCTGAACCAGTCTGCTATGTTAAATCTGTGGCTGTATAATTGACAGGTCATTATGACTGTGGGCCATGTGAAGGAGTAGGGAGTTACTCAAGCCAAGTCAAAAACTTGTGTGACTTCTGTCGTAATGCCACTTTGAAGTTTGTTTGCCACATTGATGTTTGTTTCTTGTTGATCTGATGTACATGAAAGTTTAAATTTGTAATAGGTAATTGCtccatgtttactgttttttaattgtttaaaaagtgaACCAGAACAGATCTTTTCACAAaacctgttatttttttaattctgaaagTAGGTTGCTATTCTTGGTATATCCTGGGAATGCAGGTGCGCCCTCTGGTGTTCATAGTGCAGTCTCAGGCACAGCAGCTGCATGTTTTGGCTCGAAGCTCTGTCTTACATAGCATAGCGTAATGTGAACGTAGCACCTAACAAGTTAGAGCTCATCGTCCTTTGTCAGATCCATTTCTCAATAAGAGTTTTAATGCTTATCTAGATCTGACACATAACTTCTATCTCTTTCAATTTGCTCTGTTTGCCCCACACATGGCTATATTGAATAAAAGTTAACAACCTCACAACAGCCCTCTATAAATGCATTTCCTGGTGGGTCATTATTTTAATTCCGGTTAATGCTCGTACTCTGTGTAACCACCCACTgcttctctctcaaacacaggTAATGATGCAAATGGGTCACAGCAATGGATACACATAgtggtcctgtgtgtgtgaggaatggTTCCTTGTCAACATGCAGTCTGCTATTGTGCCAACTCTAGCCTTATCTGGGCCTAATTCACAGATTTAACTAATcacatgttttacatgtgtgaATAAGGCTGAAACTAAACTAGACTAAAGACTAAAATGGGCGGTCAGAAGAAGCATGGTGATGAGATCCAGTTGACAGCCAGGTGACAAGAAAGGTCTAGACATCTCCATGCTACGTAACAGAAAATCTCTGCCCCGTTGTTCTAGACCAGGACTGACACTTGTCTGTGAAATGTCACATAGCTTTTGGTTGGTATTTTGTCTCTTAgcatttttgcttgtttaccCCATCCTTATTGTCCTATTGTGTACTGTGCCATTTTCCTACTGGGGCTATTAGTGTGACTAATGGACACACAGCCTATTACAGACTTTAGAGTGACTGCTAAAGCTGGGATTTGTAAGGTCAGACATTCACCCTCTTCCTGTTGAGCCTGACTGAGCTCTAGTTGTGTATGTAACCCCCCCCGGTCAGGTTGTCGGCCTTAACTGTACTGACTCAGCCTTCAGACATTTGCCATCCCCGGCTCCATCTTCCTCAGCATCCTGTCCGGCTATCTCTACCCCTTCCCCCTGGCCCTCTTCCTGGTTTGCCTAGTGAGTATATGACTGCTTCATTCAAGCCTCTGTTCATAATTAGGAAAAGGCCATACTTTGTTTCTCAGCACAAAGAGGGCTTCCTTAAAATTGTGGTCAAGATCTATGCAATGACCATTACTTCAATTCCATGTAACACTGCGTGAGCTGATGGCATTGTGTGGCAAGCACTTCATCAGTGGTGTTCAGCCAGTAATCAGCTGCTGTGTCATGCCAGATGAGCATTAGTTTGACTCCAGATCATGATTCATTAGCATGGGAATGTAAAAAGGGAGACGTTCTGTCTCTTTGTGGGACCACGAGGTCAACATATGACCCCTCAAAGAGGTACTGCAGGAAGTGAGCTCTGTATAACTGTGATGGTTTCACCTTGGTCCTCTCCTCTGATTTCATGTTATGCTTTTGCAGTGCTCTGGCTTGGGGGCCTCCTTCTGCTACATGTTGTCCTACCTGGTGGGCCGGCCAGTGGTCCACAGGTACCTGACAGAGAAGGCCCAGAAGTGGTCCCAGCAGGTCagtctttcttcctcttcagtGCATGCACCATAGTAGTGTGTGGGCTATGATAGCAGCTCACTGTGAAAAGTACCAGAGCACCTCCTAATGCCCCAGTGAAAACAGGCTAATGGTTACTAGGAAACTCTGGGTGGCTTAGCTCTGGTATGTTTAACTAGAATCTGAGCAAAAAAGGGGATGTCTGACATTCAGCACCCCTAGCTGATTCAAAAACTCAGAGCCAGCAGAGTAGAGCATGCAAGGTAACTTCCTGCTCTGTTCTCCCAGGTAATTTAAAGAGTGCTGTCCTGGAAGATGTTGTTAAAGATAAGGGTGGCCTCATTAAGTCCTCTACAAGTGGCCAGAGGGAATATTCAGTGCAGATTCTCTGGAAGTGCAGTCTCTCCCTTGGAGAGTTCTTTTTTGGGCAGACATTCAGGAGGCCTACCTCTGCTTAGGTTCATGAATTCCTTACAATGCTTTTGCcattgcactgtttttattACAGGTGGACAAGCACAGAGAACACCTGATTAATTACATAATCTTTTTGAGGATCACACCCTTCCTCCCCAACTGGTTTATCAACATCACCTCCCCTGTCATCAATGTTCCATTGGGGGTCTTCTTTCTGGGCACTTTCTTTGGTAATGGCTAAGACCGTGTGTGATTTATGAAATATCCTCATATTTAAAATTGCACCATAGTTAGTGAGTTGTGTGCCTTGTTTGTTATCATTTTCAAAGGGGAGCAGATATGACATTAGCTAGAAGTCTTTATTATACGGATTCTTTGGTTCTTTTACAGGAGTTTcatgcaaatatatatgaattGTCCCCCTGTTTTCAATGAGTCTTTGTTTCCATCTAGTGGAGCCTAGCAGAACTTACACACATTGAAACATTTCCTCAGTCCctctacctttttttttaaacagatgtcTTGTCCCCTTTTATTGAAGATTGCCCCTTATGCCAATAACACTGAGAAGTTAATGTTTTTGTGAGGGTAGAACCAGATACTAACAGTTAATGGGTAATTTCCATTAGTTATGTAGGATACCTAAGTTTAGACCCTAAGCCATCAATATACtaatgctgtgtctgtctgtacttTTCTCTTCCCACTTGCAGGAGTGGCTCCTCCATCCTTTGTGGCAATCAATGCAGGAACGACCCTGTACAAGCTGACCACAGCCGGGGAGGCTGTGTCCTGGAATTCTCTGGCCATGCTTGGAGTGCTGGCCGTGCTCTCCATCTTACCCGTATGTTTTCAGAAGAAACTGCAGCAGAAACTGGAGTAGTCCCTCATCTCTCCGGCGTAACTACTGCCCACCTGTGTCTCTTGCCCTCACTCAGCTCAGAAATGGAATAGGCCATTGTCAGTCGCATGGATCCACCCATATTCCACCTTCAGATACCTGCTCTGGTCACTGTGGAAACCCTACCTTTCAGCCCAGAGATCTCAGCTTCTCCACATCTATGAGATGGGTGAGCAGTGATTACCCTGAGACCTCATACTCTGCAATGGCAGAATTCTGCTCCTTCCAAAACCCTCTGCatcataaacattttgaatCTGGCTTTGCTGTTGATGCTTTTATAGAATGAGgtgaagaaagaaaatgcagaaatctAGATTTCCCTCACTAGCAGTGAAGAGACATTCTCCTATTGCTCAGCCTACAAGCTTACAACACATTTGCTTTTACTGCATTTTGTATCTCGACAACAGTTGATATTTATTCAGTCTGaatgacacacaaacaagtgTGAAGGCTTACTGTGTGCCACTCAAGCAATATCTTTCCAATTagatgaattttttttgttctgtttctctgaaGCGAGTGGACTCTCGCTCTATGAAGAATGTGCCTCAGATTGTATGACACATTGGTAAAAGGGGAAGACAGaaagtaaaaacattaatttctcCATGAAATATTGGTGTAGTTCCCACCTTCCCCTACAGTTGGGCCTTTATTGGTAGCAGCATTACATTTAATGAAAGCATCAAagatgtatatatgtataccaCCACCACATCCTATTGGACAAGTTAGCCACTGAGAACTGCCCACTGTGTGACAGTCATCCAAGATTTGATTATCATTCTATGCTGTTGGCAAgactttttatgctttttcccctttctgaAAGCCTGTTTTTGAAATTGTACAGTACCAAAACTAGTCTCAAAACTAAGCAGGAGAGCTGAGGCTAGATAAACGCAATCCTCTGACAGGGTCTTAAATTAACCTTTTGGTCCACCAGCCAGTCAGATTTTTCACCagtcaaaataatttattgcgATGCAAGCTACATTTGAACTGGATCCTGCGAGGCACACATCTGTATGGTAGCAATCGTATCATATTATCAGTTAACACCGATAGTCAGAAAGATAAAGCTAAAGCTGATAGCCAAACCACCATAGCTAAACCAGtaatgcttttttattgttagtATTAGTTACCAACTTAGCTAGCCAGACATTATTTAAACTaagtacacaaaaaaatcaatgaagtTGGAATCAAACTTTAACtcattgtttctttatttaaacTCAACTCAAAATCAGACAGAGGTCTCCCTCTGGTCCAGTGGCATGTACCATTTGGAACATGGTATTTCTTTTTGTCCTGTCTGTTCACTGTGTGTAGTTAGTGCATCTACATTTTTTCAATCAAAAGTAGAGCTGGCTATCAAAATATGTGATGTGACAGCCAAAGTAAATGATAACTACACTACACTCAACCTACAGACCAAAACTACCTAGTTGTCAAATAAAGCTGAATCTTCCCGTGGTAGAATCATTTGCATCACATTTTCCTGTGTATCTTGTGATTGAGCAGTCAGGGATTGCACAGGAATGACCAGCATGAGAGTTCGTAACTGGCAAACCATGTGGGTCCTGCCGTTGACTTACAGTAAAAATGGAACCAGACTGAAACggcatgtatttggacatcaCACATTTTACAAGTATTCTTTGAATAACAGCatgccatgatttttttttttttttcttcaaaacgTAAAGCACCGCCAGAGTAGCTAGTGACCCTGCAACTTTAACCTgccaaagagaaaataaatccaCATTAGCGGACTGGCTGGTGTTAATTTTTGTACCCTGCTCTGATGTAGTCCCACACAGCCAGTGGCTACTTTTCTCACTACagctcacacagtgcactataGTGATGTGGGTGGACATTGGAGAATAGGCTCTACTGCACTGACAACATCGGTGCAACTCACAGGCACATGGCGCAGTGCAAGGTGCTTGACagtggtgagatgaggagaCCCCTGGACCCTGGACAATCTCACCACCTGACCTTGAAACCAAGCTATTTTGTTCCCCTGCTGTCCCAGCCATTGTCAGCAAATAACAGGGCCAGTTTTGAACCTAGGCTGTAGGGCTTAGCCTGCGTTCCTTGACAAGACATTTCATAGAACTGAAAGAATGAATTGTTGACAATGAACTCTTGATGACCAGATTCCCATTTTGTACAGGACAGGACTGTTGAAAACAGTGACTGCATCCTAAGTGACTGTGGAGTTAACATGTTGCATCTGTGGCAGTGTGTTAGTCACCGTTACTAGACCAGATCACTGTGCAAGAAGCGAATGCAGTAGATTTTCATACGGGTGGGTCTCCTGTCAGTGGCCTTCATAATGCTGCCAACAAATCCAGTGTGGATTACATGTATTTCTCCCTAGCTGTCAGGTCTTAAACACTGCTACAATACACACAATCCTGATAGGGTTCCTGGGAAATGGTAGTCTCTGTCCAATATTTAAATCTACTattgatttgaatttgttttgccTTATGTGATGAGAAGTTACTGGAACATATGTgtgaaaccaaaatgaaatttttaagTGGCAAAGATGGATTATTTTGATTAGCTTTGGTAAATTTTTCCTCCAGCAATATCCAAGGAAGCTCACAGAattgtttttatgaatgcatAACTGGTGGCTTTGGATGATTTCCCCATCTCAGTATAACCTGCAAGGGATGTGTATATGAATTTCAAATATGTTATTTCTATCGGTACTTGAAATAAGAAATTACTTgggtttttatgtgttatggGTAAATCCTTTGAAAGTCTTAATTGATGAATAGGTTTTTAGAAATGACACTACAGATTCTGTCATTACAAAGAAATTACATATAATGGCTTTAAAACAGAGTTTCTTGGAAGAGCTTCACAATAAGTGTAGCTTTGGAATACACTTAGGTccataagtatttggacagtgacacagtgttCATGATTTTGGCACTGTACAccaccacaatggatttgaaatgaagcagtCAAGATGTGACTGGGGATTTGTTAATCAAGGggattaacaaaaatatcatataaaccATTAAGAATTATAGCATTTTTTATACATAGTCCTCCCATTTTCAGGggctcaaaagtaattggacaaaCTAACATAAccattaatgtaatgaacattCTTAATACTTGGTTGAAAATACTTTGCACTGAATGACTACCTGAAATCTGGAACCCATGGACATCACCAAATTCTGGATTTCCTCCCCAGTGATGCTTTGCCAGGCCTTTACAGTAGCTGTCTTAagtttctgcttgtttttggGTCTTTCTGCCTTCAGATTTGTCTTCAGCACGTGAAGTGCGTGTTCAGttgggttgaggtcaggtgactgaCTCGGCCATTGAAGAATATTCCAATTCTTCGCCTTGAAGCTCTATGGTTGCTTTTGCAGTatgttttgggtcattgtccatCTGTACTGTGAAGTGCCGTCCCATCAGTTTTGCAGCATTTGGCTAAATCTGAGCAGATAGTATAGCCCTATACACTTCagaattcatcctgctgcttCCGTCAGCAGTCATATCATCAATAAGCACTAGTGACCCAGTTCCATTGGCAGCCATACATGTCCATGTCATAACACTACCTCCACCATTTTTCACAGATGATGTGGTATGCTTTGGATCATGAGCTGTGTCTTCCGTTCTCCATACTCTTCTCTTCCCCTCATTCTGGTACAGTTTGATCTCAGTTTCATCTGTCAAAAGAATATTGTTCCAGAACTAGGCAGGCTTTATATGTTTTCTGGCAAAGACTAATCTGGCCTTCCCATTCTTGAGGCTTACCAGTGGTTTATATAAAACCCTCTGTATTTACTTTCATGAAGTCTTCTCTTGATTGTAGACTTTGACAATGATACACCTACCTCCTGGAGAGTATTCTTGACTTGGCTAGATGTTGTGAAGGGGTTTTTCCTCACCAAGGAAAGAATTTTGTGATCGTCCATCACAGTTGTCTT encodes the following:
- the LOC118781964 gene encoding transmembrane protein 41B-like, producing MAKRRRERREVDNISAELTKKETEAKDGAHIKGPAYSGGGSARVSLLILLAIFTCAASVMYLVYRNFPELSDDEKDKMIIPKDMDDAKALGTVLSKYKDTYYTQVLVAYFATYVFLQTFAIPGSIFLSILSGYLYPFPLALFLVCLCSGLGASFCYMLSYLVGRPVVHRYLTEKAQKWSQQVDKHREHLINYIIFLRITPFLPNWFINITSPVINVPLGVFFLGTFFGVAPPSFVAINAGTTLYKLTTAGEAVSWNSLAMLGVLAVLSILPVCFQKKLQQKLE